TTCCAGTGGCATGGACGTCGGCATTCGCCTGGGGGAAAGTCTGGCTGAACATATGGTGGCTGTACCGGTGACACCGCCGATGTCGATGGCGATCGTCGGCTCCCCGGAATATTTCGCCAAGCACGGCACGCCGGAAACACCCGATGACCTGCTGCAGCACAACTGCCTCGCCTTTCGGTTTACCTCCAGTGGCATCATCGACCGCTGGTCCTTCACATCGCCGGATGCTGACAGGCGCACCCTGGTATTCGAGCCGAAGGGCAACGGGGTATTCAATGATGACGAAAGTATGCTGCGCGCTGCGCTTAATGGTGTGGGTGTGATAAAGCACCTGGATCTGTGCGTACAGCAGTATCTTGATGATGGCTCGCTGGTGAGGGTGTTGCAGAGCTGGTGCCAGCCTTTTCCGGGGTTCTTTTTGTATGTGCCTTCGCGAGCGCAGATGCCGACAAAGATACGAGCGTTGATTGATTTTTTGGTCGAGCAGCGCGAGGAATGGGCGTAGGTAGCGGCGTAATTAGATGAGAACAGTACGCGCTAGATGTACCCGTGTTTGCACTACCCCAATATTAGAGGTGGCAGCTCAACTCA
The window above is part of the Microbulbifer pacificus genome. Proteins encoded here:
- a CDS encoding LysR family transcriptional regulator; translation: LSQHLKSLEQQLNVRLLNRSTRSMSLTEDGQRLFDVLAPAIESVDRAVSGVGESQAEPSGVIRINTSRVAARVLLEPKMETFLARYPKLKLELVMDDGLSNIISSGMDVGIRLGESLAEHMVAVPVTPPMSMAIVGSPEYFAKHGTPETPDDLLQHNCLAFRFTSSGIIDRWSFTSPDADRRTLVFEPKGNGVFNDDESMLRAALNGVGVIKHLDLCVQQYLDDGSLVRVLQSWCQPFPGFFLYVPSRAQMPTKIRALIDFLVEQREEWA